The Prevotella melaninogenica ATCC 25845 genome includes a window with the following:
- the mobC gene encoding conjugal transfer protein MobC, whose translation MAQEDDLRALGKVMDFMRGISVIFLLVNCYWFCYEAFHVWGVTLGIIDKILMNFQRTTGLFSSILWTKLFCVVFLALSCLGTKGVKEEKITWPKIWTVLFAGFVFFFLNWRLLALPIGKVGAASLYIFTLSIGYICLLMGGVWMSRLLKNNLMDDVFNTENESFMQETRLMENEYSVNLPTRFYYKKKWNKGWINVVNPFRASMVLGTPGSGKSYAIVNNYIKQQIEKGFVMYIYDYKFPDLSEIAYNHLLNHLDAYQVKPQFFVINFDDPRKSHRCNPINPSFMTDISDAYESAYTIMLNLNRSWIQKQGDFFVESPIILLAAIIWFLKIYENGKYCTFPHAIEFLNRPYAQIFPILTSYDELANYLSPFMDAWEGGAQDQLQGQIASAKIPLSRMISPALYWVMTGDDFSLDINNPNEPKVLVVGNNPDRQNIYSAALGLYNSRIVKLINKKKQLKSSVIIDELPTIYFRGLDNLIATARSNKVAVCLGFQDFSQLTRDYGDKESKVIQNTVGNVFSGQVVGETAKTLSERFGKVLQQRQSMTINRNDKSTSISTQMDSLIPASKISNLTQGMFVGAVSDNYDERIDQKIFHAEIVVDSAKVSAEMKAYQPIPVIVDFTNEVSSDNLKETIEANYKCVKQNILDLVASEMVRIKNDPSLCHLIKE comes from the coding sequence ATGGCACAAGAAGATGATTTAAGAGCATTAGGTAAGGTTATGGACTTTATGAGGGGCATATCCGTGATATTCCTCCTCGTTAACTGTTATTGGTTCTGTTACGAGGCATTTCATGTCTGGGGGGTTACGCTTGGAATCATTGATAAGATACTGATGAATTTCCAGCGTACCACAGGGTTATTTTCGTCTATCCTCTGGACAAAACTCTTTTGCGTGGTTTTTCTTGCCCTCTCCTGCTTGGGGACAAAGGGTGTGAAAGAGGAGAAAATCACATGGCCAAAGATTTGGACGGTGCTTTTCGCTGGATTTGTGTTCTTCTTTCTGAATTGGCGGTTGTTGGCATTGCCCATAGGTAAGGTGGGTGCTGCTTCGCTCTATATCTTTACGCTGTCCATTGGTTATATCTGTCTGCTGATGGGTGGCGTATGGATGAGCCGACTGCTCAAAAATAACTTGATGGACGATGTATTCAACACAGAGAACGAGAGTTTCATGCAGGAAACAAGGTTGATGGAAAACGAATACTCGGTAAACCTTCCTACACGCTTCTACTATAAGAAGAAGTGGAACAAGGGCTGGATTAATGTAGTCAATCCCTTCCGTGCCTCGATGGTGCTCGGCACACCGGGTTCGGGTAAGTCATACGCTATCGTGAACAACTACATCAAGCAACAGATAGAGAAAGGCTTTGTCATGTATATCTACGACTACAAGTTTCCCGACCTTTCGGAAATTGCCTACAACCATTTGCTCAACCACCTTGATGCCTACCAAGTAAAGCCGCAGTTCTTTGTGATTAACTTCGATGACCCACGCAAATCACACCGCTGCAATCCCATCAATCCATCCTTTATGACGGATATATCGGATGCCTATGAGAGTGCCTACACGATTATGCTTAACCTCAACCGCTCGTGGATACAGAAACAGGGAGACTTCTTTGTGGAGTCGCCTATCATCTTGCTTGCTGCCATCATTTGGTTTCTGAAGATATATGAGAATGGCAAGTATTGCACCTTCCCTCATGCCATCGAATTTCTGAACCGTCCCTACGCACAGATATTCCCGATACTCACTTCCTATGATGAACTTGCCAACTACCTTTCTCCTTTTATGGACGCATGGGAGGGTGGAGCGCAGGACCAGTTGCAGGGACAGATAGCCAGTGCCAAAATACCACTGTCTCGTATGATAAGCCCTGCCCTTTATTGGGTGATGACGGGTGACGATTTCTCACTTGACATCAATAATCCGAATGAGCCGAAAGTCCTTGTTGTGGGTAACAACCCCGACCGCCAGAATATCTATTCGGCAGCACTCGGACTTTACAATAGCCGTATTGTGAAGCTAATCAACAAGAAGAAACAACTCAAAAGTTCTGTGATTATCGACGAGTTGCCGACTATCTATTTCCGTGGGCTGGACAACCTTATTGCTACCGCCCGAAGCAACAAGGTAGCAGTGTGTTTGGGTTTTCAGGACTTCTCACAGCTCACTCGCGATTATGGGGACAAAGAAAGTAAAGTGATACAAAATACGGTGGGCAATGTGTTTAGTGGTCAGGTGGTAGGAGAAACAGCTAAGACACTCTCTGAGCGTTTCGGCAAGGTGCTTCAACAACGCCAGTCTATGACCATCAATCGCAATGATAAATCCACTTCTATCTCTACACAGATGGATAGTCTTATCCCTGCAAGTAAGATTTCAAACCTTACACAGGGGATGTTCGTGGGTGCGGTATCCGACAACTATGATGAACGTATCGATCAAAAGATTTTCCATGCAGAGATAGTGGTGGATAGTGCAAAGGTTTCTGCTGAAATGAAAGCCTATCAGCCCATACCTGTGATAGTAGACTTTACAAATGAAGTTAGCTCTGATAATCTCAAAGAGACCATCGAAGCCAACTATAAATGCGTGAAGCAGAATATATTAGATTTGGTTGCTTCTGAAATGGTGAGAATAAAGAACGATCCGAGTCTCTGTCATTTAATAAAGGAATAA
- the mobB gene encoding conjugal transfer protein MobB, whose translation MIAKISATENLGGALGYNFKKVEKGEASILLVAELYQDREGRYTMEDVLVDMEALIPKKCRTKKAVFHCSLNPHPDEKLSDERLVQIAKEYMEALGYSKQPYIVFKHNDIAREHIHIVSLRVDSKGRKINDKYEGRRSKKITDALEKKYNLIPSSKVSEKPTTETPKVDVMQGNIKEQVANTVRSAMKHYSFCSLGELNAILSRYNLAVEEVKTEYRGKQYDGLVYVPTDDKGNKVSTPIHASDIGRGMGYTAVQNNMLKSKQIVKPLIPTVRRKVLEVMRTSPQTEERLRQRLEEQGLRVIIRKNEGGRIYGITFIDDEKGIALNGSRLGKGYAANKFNEYFSNSEKNPFLDESLYGKIDTTFQQQMQTIQSDEQESDNLVDELIDDMVGESFSSSGNDDWKEAAWQRKLRRQSKVKLRRRKH comes from the coding sequence ATGATAGCAAAAATTTCTGCAACGGAGAACCTTGGAGGGGCACTCGGCTATAACTTCAAAAAGGTGGAGAAAGGGGAAGCAAGTATTCTCCTTGTCGCTGAGTTGTATCAGGACAGAGAGGGACGTTATACGATGGAAGACGTGCTTGTCGATATGGAGGCATTGATACCGAAGAAATGCCGAACGAAGAAAGCCGTGTTCCATTGTTCCCTCAATCCGCACCCGGATGAGAAATTATCTGATGAAAGGCTCGTGCAGATTGCGAAGGAGTATATGGAGGCACTTGGCTACAGCAAGCAACCCTATATCGTGTTCAAACATAATGATATTGCACGTGAGCATATTCACATTGTTTCGCTTCGAGTGGATAGCAAAGGCAGAAAAATCAATGACAAGTATGAGGGCAGACGAAGCAAAAAGATTACTGATGCTTTGGAAAAGAAATATAACCTCATTCCAAGTTCAAAGGTCAGTGAGAAGCCGACAACAGAAACGCCAAAAGTCGATGTTATGCAAGGGAATATCAAGGAACAGGTGGCAAACACTGTTCGTTCTGCTATGAAGCATTATTCATTCTGCTCCTTGGGTGAGCTAAACGCCATACTCTCCCGATATAATCTCGCCGTAGAAGAGGTAAAGACCGAGTATAGGGGTAAACAGTATGATGGACTGGTTTATGTACCTACCGATGACAAAGGAAATAAGGTGAGCACGCCCATTCACGCCTCGGACATTGGCAGAGGTATGGGCTATACTGCCGTTCAGAACAATATGCTGAAATCGAAGCAGATAGTTAAGCCATTAATCCCAACTGTCAGAAGAAAGGTATTAGAAGTAATGCGTACTTCTCCCCAAACGGAGGAAAGACTTCGACAAAGATTGGAGGAACAAGGCTTGCGTGTTATAATCCGCAAGAATGAGGGTGGGCGCATCTATGGTATTACATTCATTGATGATGAAAAAGGCATTGCGCTCAATGGTTCTCGATTGGGTAAAGGATATGCCGCCAATAAGTTTAACGAGTACTTCTCTAACTCAGAGAAAAATCCATTCTTGGATGAATCGCTTTATGGTAAGATTGATACCACCTTTCAACAACAGATGCAGACAATACAGTCGGATGAGCAGGAAAGCGACAATCTTGTCGATGAACTTATTGACGATATGGTGGGAGAATCTTTCTCTTCTTCGGGCAACGATGATTGGAAGGAAGCAGCATGGCAGCGTAAGCTCCGAAGACAAAGTAAGGTAAAACTTAGACGAAGAAAACATTAA
- a CDS encoding ParA family protein: MLASILYYEKNISLAVVDCDGTQESFFKLRERDRDLIESSPELGKELHERLSHYGKKSYHIIRSKPERAVSDVMKYLRKMKTEPQLIIFDFPGHALTSAMMDLSITMDYIISPIEADPQSLASSFAYAKTIRDLGVGFEGSRIQDFFLLWNKINRSASTTVIDLFSQNAEEQGLPIFDTRIYNSVRFSRELAQGGVKGVFRCSYLPPAPALRPQTGVDEWVKEVMEKLNLKTENGV, from the coding sequence GTGCTGGCTTCCATACTATATTACGAGAAGAACATCTCCCTTGCCGTCGTGGACTGCGACGGCACACAGGAATCGTTCTTCAAGCTACGCGAACGGGATAGAGATCTTATCGAGTCCTCCCCCGAACTGGGCAAGGAACTTCACGAGCGCCTGTCCCACTACGGCAAGAAATCGTATCATATCATCAGAAGCAAACCAGAAAGGGCCGTTTCCGATGTCATGAAATACCTTCGTAAAATGAAGACGGAACCGCAACTGATTATCTTTGACTTTCCTGGTCATGCCCTTACCAGTGCCATGATGGATTTGTCCATTACGATGGACTACATCATCTCACCTATAGAAGCCGACCCACAGTCGCTGGCATCGAGTTTTGCATACGCCAAGACAATCAGAGACTTGGGTGTAGGCTTTGAAGGCTCACGCATTCAGGACTTCTTCCTGCTTTGGAACAAAATCAACCGCAGTGCCAGTACCACGGTCATCGACCTGTTCAGTCAGAATGCTGAGGAACAGGGACTGCCGATTTTCGATACCCGTATCTACAACTCCGTCCGATTCAGCAGGGAATTGGCACAAGGGGGTGTCAAAGGTGTATTCCGCTGCTCCTACCTGCCCCCTGCACCTGCTCTCCGCCCTCAGACTGGAGTGGATGAGTGGGTAAAGGAGGTCATGGAGAAACTCAACCTGAAAACTGAGAACGGCGTATGA
- a CDS encoding DUF3408 domain-containing protein: MKSLKEQREKLLQAKLEEMADIGVKKRTEENTPDFDDPIDLDDDSDSVEEDASASLSKIDEQEEIPEETSFNGNNAQTAQPSKRKRNARTKDSSPVMDFPEYEQRFLTGVRNGRNKSGFSIHTEILQILRDVLNDIRSEASITGYIENILLDHLKTYQDLLNHTASQRRRDKTIDL; encoded by the coding sequence ATGAAATCACTGAAAGAGCAACGTGAAAAGCTGCTTCAAGCGAAATTGGAGGAGATGGCAGACATTGGTGTCAAGAAGCGCACAGAGGAGAACACACCAGACTTTGACGACCCCATTGATTTGGATGATGATTCAGACTCTGTGGAAGAAGATGCAAGTGCCTCTCTTTCTAAAATTGACGAACAGGAAGAAATACCGGAAGAAACTTCGTTTAATGGCAACAATGCCCAAACAGCGCAACCCTCGAAAAGAAAGAGAAATGCCAGAACGAAGGATTCTTCCCCAGTAATGGACTTTCCTGAATACGAACAGCGATTTCTGACGGGTGTCCGCAACGGGCGCAACAAGTCGGGCTTCAGTATCCATACTGAGATACTCCAGATACTGCGTGATGTGCTGAACGACATCAGATCGGAGGCTTCCATCACGGGATATATTGAGAATATCCTTCTTGATCATTTGAAAACGTATCAGGATTTGTTGAACCATACCGCCTCACAACGCAGGCGCGATAAAACCATAGACTTATGA